The Epinephelus lanceolatus isolate andai-2023 chromosome 10, ASM4190304v1, whole genome shotgun sequence genomic sequence CAAATGCTTCATGGCTCTCAGTGATCTCAACCGTCCTGTGCTGTCTAACAAAGCTTCTGGAGGTTGGAGATGAGTgtgtctctgctgctctgctcaggAGGTGGAGTACGAGTCCACGAATGGAGTCTCTACAAACAAGGCACTGATTTAGGACCACTGCTGCAACAAGATGCTAAACATAAAATGAGAACCAAACTGGTCTCAGAGCAGCAGCCCTGCTCTGAGAATAATGAGCTTTGTTAGAACATCTGGTTGTGATTGTGTGCTTTCTGTGGGGGGTGAGAATTCGTTGCACAACAAACCTGACTTCTGGATGGAACATATTTCGACACTAATAGGATCGAGAAAATAAAGCGTCAACATgttgtgatttttaaaaacaactgtGTCTTCAGTTCTCTGGAACTTTGAATCCTGTAAATAAAGACACGAGTTCCAGGATTTCACACCCAACATGTGGCATCATGTTGTTTAACTATAAACAGGATTAGTAGATTCTCTCAGGAACACTGAGCTAAAAAGACTGCAGTGAGACCTTTTCAAAGATGAGAGCTTTTGATGAATGTATTTAATTACAGAAAGATCCAAAATGTAGAACAGGACATGACTCACAAAGGATTTGAGCACGACAGGTTTGATGAAtacacagtttgtgtttgtctgttgtgtAACTGATAATATTTCTTTTAAACTCAGGTACAATGAAAATGTATCAGTAACAATATTATTAGCAGTGCTAGTTGTGTTCCTGTGTAGATGGTGATGGTACATGAATCTAACACTTGAtcacagactgacattttaagGGGAGACACCCTAGgtgaaaacatgcattttaatgCACTGGTaaattttgagattttgggctgttttgtttccataacatgtcttgttttagactagtggaaagaaaacatacaCAATAAGCGTTTAGGTTTATCttagttcagatttctgttctggaaatgtaaGCAAAAAGCGCAAATGTTGTTAGATGATcatatttcagaaaaaaaaagtgtcttaaagggacattttgtaacattttcagttgttaatcggcaaaaattgatgtctgcattcataaatatgtcatcattggtgtattattacctccaccaataatctgacttattctcgtaaaaggagaatttcggatttgtttgtacattgtgcgggtaagtcgtctggggggttccataacattttgccatcttgaaaatacatccgccagcaagggacatacagccccgCCTTCGGCcgtttcgttgagagccaggccagcactgcgtgactgaggagccgaaggagaggagcaagaggcgcttcgctactaccccggcaaatctgaaacaatgtctttgagcataatgcaggatcatgcatatgcagcatcacgggagacggaatcctcatCGCCAAGAatgtgcaaaagggaatcaaaaaggcaacgtgaccggcgaattcaaaaaacaagggtcaacattggggtagcctttcccaggtggagagagctgctgaaggagaaaggtaatgcaatcacagggcAGTCCcactggctgctaacagctgttagctgctgttagcggTGCAGTGatgcaaggagagggatgaggtgtgtgagggtgagccacttgtcagttgtcaaaaaacaggacgtgattggtttgtttcgatttacatccgccccaacagtcctacgttgtaaacacagccagcatggtgaagagggggtttgtcaactcgcgtcgcgtgtgtctgtgtaggagcctgaatgaatactccatgaagtatcggatgacatggtttcatcagtgttatcatagctttttggtacacagtggctacagttgttgcaatacgtgtttgaaacagtgaggcgctagagtgcaccatctgtttgaatgcaatatatgagttcaacgttagatgggagaaattcctacacactgtggctttaatgtAGCCTGAGTAAtcaactggggaagtttcatggtgaaATCTGTTAGTTAACATTTTTACCCCACTGTCTTATTTTTGTCTAAAATCTATCTTCAAAGGCTGTTTTCTCAAAATGAGTTATTTCTCAAACTCTGGGACAACTTCAGCAGCACTTACACTCCTCAAACTTTACAGTTTTACTCCTATTTATATCCTGAAGGGTTTTACTGTGGGGTTTGTTCAGAGCCTGATTTACAGAACATTTTATTCCTGAAAACATGccaaaaattgattttttttaaaaaatggctgaCAGTATTGTCTGACTCTTTCGGTGTgataaaaacagatgaaaaagaGTTTTAAACCTGGTTTTATCAAATGTTCAGATTTTGGGAAATCCAAGCAGACAgtgcctcatttgcatatttgaaTGTACAATTTCACCAAATGTgcaatataaaaaataacttacTTTCCTGTAAGAAATCAGCTGGAGAAGTTTCATGGTGACATCTCTCATGGCGTGTCTCCTCTTGAAaagtaacaacaaaacaactacgCCTTGGTTTGTGCTGAATTTCATGACAAACCTATGAAAACATGATCTTTGGTAACCTCAGTCCAGACCTTTCAATCTGCCCACTCCAACAAATTCGAGTTGACTGATTTGTCTGCATCGTAACATGAAACAGTGGCTTCtcggttaaaataaaaaacagccaATGAGAGCCGTGGGCGACACTTACACTGTTATTAAGTGGTTGtcagtaataacaacaatggcaaGCGCTGTAGAGAAGATAGACGTTGCCATCGAGGCTGTTCTGAATCAACATGTTTTCTCAATATTGCCTGACATCgtggtttgtttttactttgcttaAGTTCACTCTTAAAACCCCGGCAAAACCAGAATGTTGGCATGGAAacgcatcagtgtggacttaaaggtccagtgtaggattcagggggatatactgtcagaaatggaatacattaagtctgttttctttggtgtaaaaTCACCAGAAAATATGAatcgctgtgtttttgttactttagaatgagccgtttatatccaTCTCTatctcattttttgtttctacagtagcccagaatggacaaaccaaacactggctctagattgggacatttgcattttcatgttggccaccatagttaagGGCCCATCTCCTACACACAGTGTCTGAACAAACATTCATGTGtaacttgaaactgctttatggAGTGTTTTTACCGTTTCAAATCACCTGgtcggagaggaagagatctctgtggataattcagctcccggtaaaaacctccagaacaacaaaaactgaaggaattcttaccgggagaagtttcagctggttgcaatctgcaataaaccccctaaatctgacacactgctccttttaaaatgattttttttggggggtaaaTTGAATCCCCCTCCTCCACTGGAGTCACTTAGAGTGGACACAATGTCAAACCAAAGATGAACACGGAATGTAACGAGGTGACATTTCTGTCTAATGTCAGGCAAGATCTTTTGGTGAATCCTAATAATCAGTCAGCGTCTATGGAAGCAGAACTGAGTGCACACTTTGGCAGCAGCAAGATGCCAAAGCTTTCGATCTCCAGCATGTTCCAGGCTGAAAATCTGATTGGCTTCATAGCAGGAAGGACATGTGTGTCAGAAGATGTCCGAAggccagcaaaaaaaaaatccccttaaTGTTCATTATTTAACATCTCTAAAAACAGAGGAACAAAACAACCTTGAGACTCTGGATCTCTTGTTTTTGGGTCATATTTCATCGTGTCTCGTGTAGTCTCCCATTTTCCTCCTCCTTATCCACGAGGCTTCAGAGCCACCAGCACAAAGTTTCTTGGGGAAAAGTTTGGGTTGAAGAGAGGAACCAGCTGACTGTCCACACCTGCAGAGAGACAAGGCTTCAGTTAGAGCTGAAggaaacacacagcagtgaaGTTTGTTAGTGTCACAGCATCCAACTGCTCACCGTTCTCCTGCAGGTAGATCATCCTGTCCAGCAGCACCAGCGTCTCCACCACAGGAGCCAGCAGCAGGGACAGGCTGAAATACACCACCACCCTGCTCTGCTGCCTCAACATGGCCTCCACCCGCTCCGGGTCCAGAGGCATCTCAGGAGGCAGGCTGACCCGTGCCAGACCCAGGCGGGCGTACCTGAGAGGGATAAAGACAGACAAGGACATTTCCATTAATTCTACATTAATAGTGACCTTTATTTACCTCAGCTgagctttattttttatgtctcCTGATTTATAAGAATTACTACTACTTTTTTCATAGCcgtacccaagctctacagagaagtgaagcataaacctgaggaatctttgagtacagcaggaagggtggcgTTAACCTGTGACACCCCTACTGTAGTTAAAACAGATCAAGCACAAAAATATCCATAATAATTTAGATTTGTTTGGACAGTTTAAGACTTCAGTGAACTTCCTCCTCTGAGCAGCGCAGTACGCAAACATTAGACATGTTGTAAACTGGAGGCTGCAGTGTTGACTCACTCTGTGAATGGAAGCAGATGGGCTTTCTTTATGGTTTGGATTCCGGCCCTGCGCAGATCCGGCCTCGTATCCCTGATGAACGTCTCCAGCATCGCCCGGTAACAGTGTGTCTTTAGCAGCTCGCTCTCCTCCCGAAGCCTCCGTACATAGTCCTCAATGGCATGACACGCCCCCTCCCTCGCCTTATAGGACAACTGATGCCCCGGCAGCCCTCGCACCCAGGAGCTCATCGGGTAGCCGAACTCTGAGTGAAGTTCTTCCTGGCCGGATGTTTGTGGAGCTGCTACCCGTCCTGGAGGGGAGGGATTTTCTTTGGTGGTGATTTTCATGTAGCAGCACGCCACAGAGGTGATGCCGCGTACGTGTGGGCAGTTGACAAAGTGGCGGAGGAGGGTGGCGCTGAGGTCACCACAGGCATGGAGACCGGTGAGGACAAAGTCTGGGCTATTCTCCTGAGGACATACCGCCTCCTGACAGACAGGCTGCACACACGAGCAGCAGTTTTTAGCAGATGACTCCTCAACAGACGTGTTTAACGGATGCTGTGATGTTGATTCAGAGTCCAGTGAGCGACTGTCAGAGTCTGTGGAAGCACAACACGATGGAGTCTGGACAACACAAGAGGACCGCTCATGCTCAGAGCCCCGCAGTTTCTTTTTGCTCGGTCCAGATGGAGTCGGGGAACCTTCGGAGACACAATCTGCCGCACTCAGCTGCTTGATGAAGGCCTCCCATGATGCCTTGGGGTTTACCCAACCAGCCACGTGGCGGGGAGAGGACTGTGAAGCTGGGACCAGAAAGGAGCAGCTCTAGGAGGAAGAAAGATGTttatcaagtcaagtcaaaatctATAAGCCCAATATCTC encodes the following:
- the mettl25b gene encoding methyltransferase-like protein 25B, whose translation is MLTPTLSAGQQRDLAERLSAFLSHYSHVSDSYIIEFFTEDLWHTLPNTWQQVLQDLSYPQIADLLLDAAHGDRRYPSVWPLSLLAFRATAHALAFPRECGQEQGRTASSVKPEEFQENQSQSSLLGHIFRKHVKPKKQHEIRKLGTLVKRLCEQTACSSVVDVGSGQGHLTRFLSFGLGLSVTAIEADHTLVAMASRFDQQLLWALEKEKQKKSCSFLVPASQSSPRHVAGWVNPKASWEAFIKQLSAADCVSEGSPTPSGPSKKKLRGSEHERSSCVVQTPSCCASTDSDSRSLDSESTSQHPLNTSVEESSAKNCCSCVQPVCQEAVCPQENSPDFVLTGLHACGDLSATLLRHFVNCPHVRGITSVACCYMKITTKENPSPPGRVAAPQTSGQEELHSEFGYPMSSWVRGLPGHQLSYKAREGACHAIEDYVRRLREESELLKTHCYRAMLETFIRDTRPDLRRAGIQTIKKAHLLPFTEYARLGLARVSLPPEMPLDPERVEAMLRQQSRVVVYFSLSLLLAPVVETLVLLDRMIYLQENGVDSQLVPLFNPNFSPRNFVLVALKPRG